Proteins encoded together in one Xiphophorus maculatus strain JP 163 A chromosome 13, X_maculatus-5.0-male, whole genome shotgun sequence window:
- the asb4 gene encoding ankyrin repeat and SOCS box protein 4 — MVDMLLDSLIATVCMIISNLIHALWIIIDPEEVLGGQSDFLQDCMEELSPRQLAVKELKEKFLKALQENNAEEVLQILNTGKLDIDTVLEVEDPSMLLASYKQGYWLPGYKLEKSWAMGIHVCVMYNAVETALVLLQKGAAINSMPNGKMPLHVACEVSNSDCVALLLAYGAKVNSLSLSGHTPLHYCITRESVECARQLILKGAKVSTASHNNEEDTPLHTAARFGVPELVALLLTHRASVNTLNALQETPLMTAAFWALDSKEQVYSQDHHFVCRLLLDHQADPNLKEGDNKTALHMAAWNCDHVLMQMLLEAGADVRAMDINGCAPIQYVLKVTGVRPTAIPEVCFQLLLNYNAARIYPPQFHKVLESCYDYPQVVEILVNSYEHLKPTRKWRGAIPDDCYERHKGFYDSMFAVCTNTPRSLLHLTRCAIRASLRGFCQQGVDQLPLPSTMKKYLLLEPEGILY; from the exons ATGGTTGACATGCTTCTTGATTCCCTTATCGCTACTGTCTGTATGATCATATCCAACCTCATACATGCTTTGTGGATAATAATAGACCCCGAGGAGGTCTTGGGAGGACAGAGTGACTTTCTGCAGGATTGCATGGAGGAATTGAGCCCCAGGCAACTGGCAGTCAAAGAGCTAAAAGAGAAGTTCCTGAAGGCCCTGCAGGAAAACAATGCTGAGGAAGTCCTGCAGATTTTGAACACTGGCAAGCTTGATATTGACACAGTGCTGGAGGTGGAAGATCCCAGTATGTTATTGGCCTCTTATAAACAGG gataCTGGTTGCCAGGCTACAAGCTGGAGAAATCCTGGGCGATGGGTATCCACGTGTGTGTGATGTACAACGCCGTGGAAACAGCGCTGGTCCTCCTCCAGAAAGGTGCGGCCATCAACAGTATGCCCAATGGGAAGATGCCCCTGCATGTGGCCTGCGAGGTCTCCAACAGCGACTGTGTGGCCCTGCTCTTGGCTTACGGGGCAAAGGTCAACAGCCTGTCTCTGAGCGGTCACACTCCTTTGCACTACTGCATCACCAGGGAGTCTGTGGAGTGTGCCAGGCAGCTCATCCTCAAAG GTGCAAAGGTCAGCACAGCCAGCCACAACAACGAGGAGGACACACCTTTGCACACAGCCGCCAGATTTGGGGTTCCAGAGCTGGTGGCGTTGCTTCTGACCCACAGGGCCTCCGTGAACACCCTCAATGCTCTCCAGGAGACCCCCTTAATGACTGCAGCCTTTTGGGCTTTGGACTCCAAGGAGCAAGTCTACAGTCAAGATCATCATTTCGTTTGTCGCCTTCTGCTGGACCACCAAGCGG ATCCCAACCTGAAGGAAGGGGATAATAAAACAGCTCTCCACATGGCAGCCTGGAACTGCGATCACGTCCTGATGCAGATGCTGCTGGAGGCCGGAGCGGATGTTCGAGCCATGGACATCAATGGATGTGCTCCCATTCAATACGTCCTCAAAGTGACAGGAGTCAGGCCTACGGCCATTCCTGAGGTCTGCTTTCAGCTTCTGCTGAACTATAACGCAGCGCGGATCTATCCTCCGCAGTTCCACAAG GTACTGGAGTCCTGCTATGACTACCCCCAAGTTGTAGAAATTCTGGTGAACTCctatgaacatttaaaacctACAAGAAAGTGGAGAGGAGCTATTCCCGACGACTGCTATGAG CGACATAAAGGCTTCTATGACTCGATGTTTGCTGTTTGCACCAACACGCCACGCAGCCTGCTTCATCTCACCAGATGTGCCATCAGAGCCAGTCTGAGAGGGTTTTGTCAGCAAGGAGTTGATCAGTTACCTCTGCCATCGactatgaaaaaatatttattgttagaACCTGAGGGCATACTTTACTGA